One stretch of Chlamydia abortus DNA includes these proteins:
- a CDS encoding class I SAM-dependent methyltransferase yields MTYKLLDSGEGKKLESFGPITLIRPSCTAIWPKTTPSLWKKAHAEYVRSGEEGQWRCAVSIPESWRINLDIVDCTLKLTSFGHIGIFPEHSGFWPELQLSIERHSAYRVLNLFAHTGSTSIFAAKCGAKVCHVDASKPAIKWAQKNVENNALPEKRIFWVVEDVFSFLQKEIRKGKKYDIILLDPPTYARGPNGEIFKIDKDFFSLLVLCSKLLSDCSSYVLITSHTPGHTPAFLQSLAMRAFALDKQFWSSGESFCGLGDQALPSGVFAKWSL; encoded by the coding sequence ATGACTTATAAGTTACTCGATAGCGGTGAAGGGAAAAAGTTAGAAAGCTTTGGCCCCATAACTCTTATCCGCCCCTCTTGTACGGCAATTTGGCCGAAGACAACACCGTCTTTATGGAAAAAGGCTCATGCGGAATATGTGCGATCTGGAGAGGAGGGACAATGGCGTTGTGCAGTCTCTATTCCTGAAAGTTGGCGCATCAACCTGGACATTGTGGATTGCACGCTAAAGCTCACCTCTTTCGGTCATATAGGGATTTTTCCAGAGCATAGCGGATTTTGGCCAGAATTGCAATTGAGCATAGAACGGCATTCGGCATACCGGGTGTTAAATTTATTTGCCCATACTGGTTCCACATCGATATTTGCTGCAAAGTGCGGAGCCAAGGTTTGTCACGTAGATGCTTCGAAACCCGCGATAAAGTGGGCGCAAAAGAATGTGGAAAATAATGCTTTGCCCGAGAAAAGGATATTTTGGGTTGTTGAAGATGTGTTTTCTTTTTTGCAAAAAGAAATACGTAAAGGGAAAAAGTACGATATCATCCTACTTGATCCTCCAACCTATGCTCGTGGACCTAATGGAGAGATTTTCAAAATAGATAAGGATTTCTTTTCCTTATTAGTTTTGTGCTCAAAATTACTTTCAGATTGTTCTTCTTATGTTTTGATCACGTCGCATACTCCCGGTCATACGCCTGCTTTTTTGCAGAGTTTAGCTATGCGTGCCTTTGCTTTAGATAAACAGTTTTGGTCCTCAGGAGAAAGTTTTTGTGGCTTAGGAGATCAAGCTCTACCCTCAGGAGTGTTTGCTAAATGGAGTTTATAG